AACACATTGCGAAAGAAGCCACTGAAAAAGAAGCAGTTGCAGCTACCAAATAAACTGTAAATATATTTGTAGAAGCGGTCCGTCTCAGGCGGACCGCTTTTTTTTTGCCTGTTCCTTTGAAAAATTGAATTGCCGTATTACATTTGTCTACAATTTCGATAGACTAATAGTAATAAAGAACACCAGCGTAGTATTTACCATCAATAAATTACACAATGATCATTTTTATACGATGTTGTTGAGCATCCTGCATTCTTCCCCAGACCAATATCTAACGGGCACTGTTCCGTCATTCATCTTATAAGACCAATTCACATACAATAAAATATAGTTATGTCCGCAACAAGACGCACTATTCGTATTACATACCTATGGCTGCTGGTGCTGTTACTGCCTGTCCTGGCCCAGGCACAGCTGAACGGTTCCTATATCATCGGAGGAAAGATCACCGGAGATAAGGGAGAAGCCCTTCCCGGCGCATCTGTTCATATTAAAGGCACCTCTTTCGGCGCCATCACTGACAGTACCGGACGGTTTGATATCACTGCCAATACCAAATTCCCCTTCAAACTTGAAGTGCGCCTGCTGGGATACCAGCCACAGGAATTTGAAGTTAGAAACAGCAACAGCCGCTTGCAGTTCCAGCTGATCACACAGTCACTGCTGGTTAACGAAGTAGTCGTTTCAGCTTCCCGTCAGCAGGAAAAACTACTCAAATCTCCTGTTGCCATTGAGAAACTGGATGTGAAGGCGTTAAAGGAAACGCCTGCCGCCTCTTTCTATGATGCCATCGGTAACCTGAAAGGTGTACAGATGACGACCGCTGGTCTGACGTTCAAGGTGTTCAATACCCGTGGATTCAACGTACCAAACAACTTCCGCTTCATGCAGCTGATAGATGGTGTGGATAACCAGGCTGCTACACTGGGTGTACCGCTGGGTAATGCCATCGGCCCGACCGAACTGGATATTCTCAGCATTGAAGTAACACCTGGCGCTTCATCCGCCCTGTATGGTATGAACGCCCTGAATGGTATGTCAAATCTCATTACTAAGAACCCATTCCAATACCAGGGGCTTAGCGTATACCAGAAAGTAGCCCTCAACCACTTTGATGGTGGCAGCAGCTCTCCGAAACCGATCACTGAAAGTTCTTTCCGGTATGCACTGGCGCTTAACAGCAAGTTCGCATTTAAGCTGAACTTCTCTTATATGGAAGGTACCGACTGGTATGCAGACAGTCACAATGACTTCAATCCCGGTACCAAAGCCAATCCGGACTTCCCGCAACTGGTAGGTGCTGACAATACCGCGAATGATGCATGGAACAAATATGCTGACCAGAGCACCTTCCCCATCACCGACAAAAACGGGAAATCATACAACGTATCCCGTACCGGTTACTGGGAGAAAGACCTGGTGGGTGACTATAAAGTAAAGAACATCAAGTTTGATGGTGCGCTCCATTATAAGATTACCCCGAAGATCGAAGCGTCCTACACCTACCGTGTTGGTAAAATGGACGGTTTCTTTCAGCGCGGTAACCGTATTGGTCTGAAAAACGTCGTAGTGCAAAACCATAAAATAGAGGTAGTAGGAGAGGACTTCACCCTGCGATCCTATATGTCACTGGAAAATACCGGCGACTCGTACAATATGAACCCACTGGCCGATAACCTGGAAAAGTCATTCAAAACAGATAAGCAATGGCAGGCTGACTATAAGGCAGCCCTGGACAATGCGCTGGATGCCACCGGCAGTAATGTAGCCGAAGCCCACAGGGCTGCACGCGCTGCAGCCGACAAAGGCCGCTGGACGCCTGGTACAGCAGCTTTTGATGCCCAGCTGGCTAAGATAAAAGGTATCAATGACTGGGACATCTACCCTGTATCTAAAGACAGCACTAACAAGAGTGGTGGCGCTGCCTTACTGCAGATGAGTCATTTCTATCATACAGAAGGTACGTGGAACCTGCGTAAATATATTCACTTCCTGGATGTACTGGTAGGTGCGGATTACCGTACTTACGAGATCATTCCCGATGGTAACAACTTTGTTGATCTGACGAAGCCATTAGACAAGCGTAATACACCCGGAGGTAAGAACATCTGGTATGGTAAAGCGGGAGGTTTCGTGCAGGGTAGCAAGTTATTTCTGCACGATCAGTTGAAAGTTACCGCCTCTGTGCGTTTCGACAAGGCAGCGTACTTCGCCGGCAAATTCAATCCCCGCGTAGCGGCCGTATATACTACACCTAATCAGCGTCACAACATCCGTGCGTCCTGGCAAAACGGATTCCGCTTCCCTTCACTGTTTGAAGCCTATTCATTCGTAAATAACGGTGGTGTAAGACGGGTAGGTGGGCTGGCATTCATTGAAGAAGGACTGGGATACTTCAGGAACTCCTACCTGACCTCCAGTGCTACCGCTTTTACAACAGCAGTCAATAAAGCGACTAACGCAGATCCCACCCTGAGCCGTGCAGAAGCAGAGGTAAGGAATGCCAGCGTGCTGAAAGTAGCTAACCTGGAGGCGATCAGACCAGAACAGATCCAGTCTATCGAAGTAGGTTATAAGAGCGTACTGTTTGACAATAAGGTCTTCATTGACATAGATGGTTATTACAATACTTACAAACACTTCATTGGTCAGGTAGAAGTAGCGGTACCAAAAACGGGTGATGTGAATAATCCTACACAGGAAGTGCTGAACCAGATGTATGATAAACAGTTCCAGAACCGCTACAGAGTATGGACCAACAGTAAATCCACGGTGCAGAACTACGGATTTGCAGTCGGTGTAACTTACAACTTCCTGAAAAGCTTCACCATCAGTGGTAACGCCAACTATAATACCCTGGCACAGGACAAGACCAAAGATGATGCACTCATCCCTGGTTTCAATACACCTAAATGGTTTACCAATGTAAGTTTTGGTAACAGGCAGGTATTACC
The DNA window shown above is from Chitinophaga agri and carries:
- a CDS encoding TonB-dependent receptor, which produces MSATRRTIRITYLWLLVLLLPVLAQAQLNGSYIIGGKITGDKGEALPGASVHIKGTSFGAITDSTGRFDITANTKFPFKLEVRLLGYQPQEFEVRNSNSRLQFQLITQSLLVNEVVVSASRQQEKLLKSPVAIEKLDVKALKETPAASFYDAIGNLKGVQMTTAGLTFKVFNTRGFNVPNNFRFMQLIDGVDNQAATLGVPLGNAIGPTELDILSIEVTPGASSALYGMNALNGMSNLITKNPFQYQGLSVYQKVALNHFDGGSSSPKPITESSFRYALALNSKFAFKLNFSYMEGTDWYADSHNDFNPGTKANPDFPQLVGADNTANDAWNKYADQSTFPITDKNGKSYNVSRTGYWEKDLVGDYKVKNIKFDGALHYKITPKIEASYTYRVGKMDGFFQRGNRIGLKNVVVQNHKIEVVGEDFTLRSYMSLENTGDSYNMNPLADNLEKSFKTDKQWQADYKAALDNALDATGSNVAEAHRAARAAADKGRWTPGTAAFDAQLAKIKGINDWDIYPVSKDSTNKSGGAALLQMSHFYHTEGTWNLRKYIHFLDVLVGADYRTYEIIPDGNNFVDLTKPLDKRNTPGGKNIWYGKAGGFVQGSKLFLHDQLKVTASVRFDKAAYFAGKFNPRVAAVYTTPNQRHNIRASWQNGFRFPSLFEAYSFVNNGGVRRVGGLAFIEEGLGYFRNSYLTSSATAFTTAVNKATNADPTLSRAEAEVRNASVLKVANLEAIRPEQIQSIEVGYKSVLFDNKVFIDIDGYYNTYKHFIGQVEVAVPKTGDVNNPTQEVLNQMYDKQFQNRYRVWTNSKSTVQNYGFAVGVTYNFLKSFTISGNANYNTLAQDKTKDDALIPGFNTPKWFTNVSFGNRQVLPHLGFNVVWHWQEKFYWQNLFGNGDVPAYSTVDAQVTYGLPKIHTSIKLGGSNIFNTAYFQYVGGPTIKGLYYIAFTYDLPFKKK